From Streptomyces sp. NBC_00683, one genomic window encodes:
- a CDS encoding C40 family peptidase, producing MFLGGGIGLGLCFIALLVVGTYSAAAGISGASGAVGLAKGAVPARYQPLVEKWGNLCPAINPALLAAQLYQESGWNPRAQSHAAAQGIAQFIPGTWAAHGVDGDNDGDRDVWDPADAIPSAASYDCELAGYVKKVPGDPTDNMLAAYNAGAYRVIRSGGVPAISETQNYVKIIRSLEKSFARPVGRVAPSQQAAGAIYFAQKKLGTPYLWGGNGTADQGGRFDCSGLTQAAYRTVDIELPRVANDQYNAGPHPSRDELLPGDLVFFSDDLNNSRAIRHVGLYVGGGYMINAPFTGAVIRFDKIDTPDYFGATRVTEDGAAALPTALPQG from the coding sequence GTGTTCCTCGGCGGCGGCATCGGGCTGGGCCTGTGCTTCATCGCTCTGCTCGTCGTGGGTACGTACTCCGCCGCCGCCGGTATCTCGGGGGCGAGCGGTGCCGTAGGGCTGGCCAAGGGGGCCGTTCCCGCGCGGTATCAGCCGCTCGTGGAGAAGTGGGGCAACCTCTGCCCGGCCATCAACCCCGCCCTGCTGGCCGCCCAGCTGTACCAGGAGAGCGGCTGGAACCCCCGTGCCCAGAGCCATGCCGCGGCGCAGGGCATCGCGCAGTTCATCCCCGGCACCTGGGCCGCGCACGGTGTCGACGGGGACAACGACGGGGACCGGGACGTATGGGATCCGGCGGATGCGATTCCGTCCGCCGCTTCGTACGACTGCGAACTCGCCGGGTACGTCAAGAAGGTGCCGGGCGATCCGACCGACAACATGCTCGCCGCCTACAACGCCGGGGCCTACCGGGTGATCCGGTCCGGCGGGGTTCCCGCGATCTCCGAGACGCAGAATTACGTCAAAATCATCCGGTCGCTGGAGAAGAGTTTCGCCAGGCCCGTCGGCCGGGTCGCGCCGTCGCAGCAGGCGGCCGGGGCGATCTACTTCGCGCAGAAGAAGCTCGGTACGCCCTACCTCTGGGGCGGCAACGGAACGGCGGATCAGGGTGGCCGGTTCGACTGTTCGGGGCTGACGCAGGCCGCGTACCGGACCGTCGACATCGAGCTGCCGCGTGTGGCGAATGATCAGTACAACGCCGGTCCGCACCCCTCGCGGGACGAGTTGCTCCCCGGTGACCTGGTGTTCTTCTCGGACGACCTGAACAACTCGCGGGCCATCCGGCACGTGGGGCTCTACGTCGGAGGCGGGTACATGATCAACGCGCCGTTCACCGGAGCCGTGATCCGGTTCGACAAGATCGACACCCCTGACTACTTCGGTGCGACAAGAGTCACAGAGGATGGAGCCGCGGCTCTTCCGACCGCCCTCCCGCAGGGCTGA
- a CDS encoding phosphatase PAP2 family protein has translation MAGLALDGSNPDVSLLYDINGLAKAAPAWFDRVMEFVGEYGIMLGMVLVVLWCWWSVRRRGTADDSVTAVAGLVWAPLAAGIALLVNIPIRGFVERRRPFYDHEGLDVLVAGKTDFSFVSDHATMAMAIAVGLFVANRKFGLAAIALALLEGFCRVYMGVHYPTDVIGGFALGTSVALLLSPLAMMLLTPLVTAVSRSGSVGWLVRSRRPVASSADDLGESRGIPEPRPGSGRGASPDEKDLAA, from the coding sequence ATGGCTGGACTCGCACTCGATGGGTCGAACCCCGACGTCAGCCTGCTCTACGACATCAACGGGCTGGCGAAGGCCGCTCCTGCCTGGTTCGACCGGGTCATGGAGTTCGTCGGTGAATACGGGATCATGCTCGGCATGGTCCTGGTGGTCCTGTGGTGCTGGTGGAGCGTGCGCCGACGCGGGACCGCCGACGATTCGGTGACGGCGGTCGCCGGGCTCGTGTGGGCACCCCTCGCGGCCGGCATCGCCCTGCTCGTGAACATCCCCATCCGGGGTTTCGTGGAGCGGCGGCGTCCGTTCTACGACCACGAGGGACTTGATGTCCTGGTGGCGGGCAAGACCGACTTCTCCTTCGTGAGCGACCACGCGACGATGGCGATGGCGATCGCGGTGGGGCTCTTCGTGGCCAACCGGAAGTTCGGCCTGGCAGCGATCGCGCTGGCGCTCCTGGAGGGCTTCTGCCGTGTCTACATGGGCGTGCACTACCCGACCGATGTGATCGGCGGCTTCGCTCTCGGTACGTCGGTGGCTCTGCTGCTCTCCCCGCTGGCGATGATGCTGCTGACTCCGCTGGTGACGGCCGTGTCGCGTTCCGGGTCGGTCGGGTGGCTCGTCCGCTCGCGCCGGCCGGTGGCCTCCTCGGCCGACGACCTGGGTGAGTCGCGCGGGATTCCCGAGCCGCGTCCCGGCTCGGGGCGTGGTGCCTCGCCCGACGAGAAGGACCTCGCCGCGTAG